The following is a genomic window from Opitutus sp. GAS368.
TGCGCCGCGGCATGCTCCATGAAATTTTCGAGGCCAGTGCCGATGCGAGCCCCGACGCCGTCGTGGTGATTTGCGGCCGCGAGGAAACCACCTACGGCGAACCGGAGGCGCAGGCCAACCGGATGGCGCGCCATCTGCGCCGGTGCGGCGTGCGACGCGGGGCGCGCGTGGGCCTGCTGCTGCCGCGGTCAGCAGGGGCTTACGCGGCGCTGCTCGGGATCCTCAAGGCCGGCGCGGCCTATGTGCACACGACGGGCTTTCTCGAGTGGGACCTGGTCGAGATCGACGACGACGTGGCGCTCAACGAGGACTGCATCTTGCAAACCCACCTCTTCGAGGACCGCGTCCTGAAAGCCGCTCGGCTGCGGATCGGGGATGGTTGTGAACTGGGCGCCTGCTCCGTCGTGCTCTACGACTCGGAAATGGAGGATGGGTCGCGGCTGGATGCGCTTTCACTGCTCATGAAGGGCGAGCGGCTCCCGTCCGGCACCGCGTGGGTGGGCAGCCCGGCGTCCCGCCATCAGGCCCGGGACAACGGATCGGGCCTGGGCAGGGAAAGTCCCATCGCTGGAGTTGGCGGGCCGCTCCTACAGGGAGATGCTCGCAAGGTGGGGTAAACACCCACTGCCGGCCCGCCGCGCCTGCGGCTAGCATGCGGCGCCTGTTAGCT
Proteins encoded in this region:
- a CDS encoding AMP-binding protein, whose translation is MLHEIFEASADASPDAVVVICGREETTYGEPEAQANRMARHLRRCGVRRGARVGLLLPRSAGAYAALLGILKAGAAYVHTTGFLEWDLVEIDDDVALNEDCILQTHLFEDRVLKAARLRIGDGCELGACSVVLYDSEMEDGSRLDALSLLMKGERLPSGTAWVGSPASRHQARDNGSGLGRESPIAGVGGPLLQGDARKVG